In Plasmodium falciparum 3D7 genome assembly, chromosome: 6, the following proteins share a genomic window:
- a CDS encoding ATP-dependent RNA helicase, putative, producing MSNNIDDLFDVFEENEIPEIISIKDEEQQQEKKNHIIQNDNEIITSTNNSKNEDEEEKEETEKNINKQNNNINNIDKDDVNKDNVGNHKKENLYKDINIENYKINVEYLIKNKKAEENIKKQIQEEIYSDIQNFDKTNKNVNKIRKLSLQENNNINNNHINGKNINNNINEDNLTGETYPNDDSIPQENNKITNKLIVEETIIENSKTINNDDVLVLEEFGGDVNCIHKCVRPQSYVHNEIKEPLIPARTYKFELDTFQKKSIECLERNESVLVSAHTSAGKTVIAEYAIALGLRDKQRVIYTSPIKALSNQKYRDLGEEFKDVGLITGDISINPEASIIVMTTEILRSMLYRGSSLTKEVKWVIFDEIHYMRDRDRGVIWEETIILLPLMVRFIFLSATIPNGIQFAEWVSSIKSQACHIVYTDYRPTPLQHYIYPTSSESVFLICDENKDFKKDNFIKAVNVIKEKMNTSEENHHQQHINKYTKKMRKTTYDIEKIVQMCHSRNYTPLIIFAFSKKECEVNATAMHKIDLTSDTEKEVIKELYENAIRILADDDRSLPQVQFILPLLLRGIGIHHGGLLPIIKEIIEIMFQESLLKVLFSTETFSMGINMPAKTVVFTSLTKFDGLEKRLITSGEYIQMAGRAGRRGLDDRGIVIIMLDTPLHWREAHKLFVGEANRLVSQFHLGYNMILNLLRIEGITPEFMIERSFIQYQMKKNLSQKILAKKKVEEHIKQIFNHLTNIHLDENNNEITKDELLTKIMYNNYEQIKNNQNLGTSSELKIKDTSSNDEVILNADKHKEIKEEFKEEYTNYSSYSTQHYNENVINKELLNYSTIFSCISNFYTMKQKLIDVGETYRYILTMKKHITPYLSLGRLLYIIQEDLRWGWCICIEGQLIEHKKANDNQKNKHNNSNNNNNNNHSGDHNNLKQAKSEQETLFVECLVPCNHNMKRKLTINDDDDDNINHNNNNYGEEYQPASDRSKARWKVISFNIKCVYQLSAVVLSIDKPFDKKNEEQIENIKTKYNTMVTCLKGEKNIPVINPNQMGIKNETFISIVKNLKFHENIINKNKLLNNKNLNKYYQMYSKYVALQCEKNILESNIEKCRFIVLKKELKNMLVLLESLNYIEVSYNLENLKNEKDIKTIENSITEHIKNERIMNIKNETYKNNHEEKNYVVTMKGQIASAILSVDELVISELFFSNFFSKYNYDYICAFLSCFVYDESTSKEITINDPILVEGYQQIIKTANHVATKMNECGMNINLKDYIDKFKSAIMPIALLWARGHSFVEILSDSQIYEGSIIRTLRRLDELIRQMICAFRGINNDSMCETLTLATNKLRRGIPFSPSLYL from the exons atgtccaACAATATTGATGATTTATTTGACGTttttgaagaaaatgaaatacCAGAAATTATTTCAATAAAAGATGAAGAACAacaacaagaaaaaaaaaaccatatCATACAAAATGACAACGAAATTATAACTTCAActaataatagtaaaaatgaagacgaagaagaaaaagaagaaactgaaaaaaatataaataaacaaaacaacaatattaacaatatagATAAAGATGAtgtaaataaagataatgtaGGAAAtcataaaaaggaaaatctatacaaagatataaatattgaaaattataaaattaatgtagaatatttaattaagaataaaaaagccgaagaaaatataaaaaaacaaatacaagaagaaatatatagtgatatacaaaattttgataaaacaaataaaaatgtaaacaaAATAAGGAAATTATCCCttcaagaaaataataatataaataataatcatataaacggaaaaaatattaataataatattaatgaagaTAATCTAACGGGGGAAACATACCCAAACGATGATAGTATCCctcaagaaaataataaaataacaaataaattaattgtAGAAGAAACGATAATTGAAAATAGTAAGactataaataatgatgatgttcTAGTATTAGAAGAATTTGGAGGGGATGTTAATTGTATTCATAAATGTGTTAGACCTCAAAGTTATGTACACAATGAAATTAAAGAACCTTTAATTCCAGCTAGGACATATAAATTTGAATTAGAtacttttcaaaaaaaatctaTAGAATGTCTAGAAAGAAATGAAAGTGTATTAGTATCAGCTCATACTTCAGCAGGAAAAACCGTAATAGCAGAATATGCCATTGCTTTAGGACTTCGAGATAAACAAAGAGTTATTTATACTAGTCCAATTAAAGCCTTAAGTAATCAAAAATATAGAGATTTAGGTGAAGAATTTAAAGATGTAGGGCTAATAACAGGAGATATTTCTATTAACCCTGAAGCCTCAATTATTGTTATGACAACCGAAATTTTAAGATCAATGTTATATCGTGGTTCCTCTTTAACAAAAGAAGTGAAATGGGTTATATTTGATGAAATACATTATATGAGAGATAGAGATAGAGGTGTTATCTGGGAAGAAACTATTATTCTTTTACCTTTAATGGTtagattcatttttttaagtGCAACCATACCTAACGGTATTCAATTTGCTGAATGGGTAAGTAGCATTAAAAGTCAAGCTTGTCATATTGTATACACAGACTATCGACCTACACCTTtacaacattatatatatccaacATCTAGTGAAAgtgtatttttaatatgtgatgaaaataaagattttaaaaaagataatttcATAAAGGCTGTGAATgtaattaaagaaaaaatgaacacATCAGAAGAGAATCATCACCaacaacatataaataaatatacaaaaaaaatgagaaaaacaACATatgatatagaaaaaattgTTCAAATGTGTCATTCTAGAAATTATACAcctttaattatttttgcATTTTCTAAAAAAGAATGTGAAGTTAATGCGACAGCTATGCATAAAATTGATTTAACCAGTGATACAGAAAAAGAAgttataaaagaattatatgaaaatgcTATACGCATATTAGCAGATGATGATAGATCCCTTCCACAAGTTCAATTTATTTTACCTTTACTTTTAAGAGGTATAGGTATACATCATGGTGGGCTGTTACCTATAATTAAAGAAATCATAGAAATTATGTTTCAAGAATCATTATTAAAAGTGTTATTTAGTACTGAAACATTTTCTATGGGTATTAATATGCCAGCAAAAACAGTTGTATTTACATCATTAACAAAATTTGATGGATTAGAAAAAAGATTAATAACATCAGGAGAATATATTCAAATGGCAGGAAGAGCAGGAAGAAGAGGATTAGATGATAGAggtattgttattattatgttagATACACCTTTACATTGGAGAGAAGCTCATAAATTATTTGTTGGAGAAGCTAATAGATTAGTTAGTCAATTTCATCTAGGTTATAATATGATCTTAAATTTATTACGAATTGAAGGCATTACTCCTGAATTCATGATTGAAAGATCGTTTATACAAtatcaaatgaaaaaaaaccTTTCTCAAAAAATACTAgccaaaaaaaaagtagaagaacatattaaacaaatttttaatcatttaacaaatattcatttagacgaaaataataatgaaattacTAAAGATGAGTTACTTacaaaaattatgtataataattatgagcaaattaaaaataatcaaaacTTAGGTACTTCTTCAGAATTGAAAATTAAAGATACCTCTTCTAATGATGAAGTTATCTTAAATGCAGATAAACacaaagaaataaaagaagaatttAAAGAAGAATATACAAACTATTCATCATACAGCACACAACATTATAATGAAAACGTtattaataaagaattattaaattatagcACTATCTTTTCTTGTATATCTAATTTTTACACCAtgaaacaaaaattaatagaTGTAGGAGAAACATATCGATACATATTAACAatgaaaaaacatataacCCCATATTTATCTCTAGGTAGACTATTGTATATAATTCAGGAGGATTTACGTTGGGGCTGGTGCATATGTATAGAAGGTCAACTTATTGAACATAAGAAAGCAAATGACaaccaaaaaaataaacacaaCAACagcaacaataataataataataaccatTCTggtgatcataataatttaaaacaaGCTAAGAGCGAACAAGAAACATTATTTGTTGAATGTCTTGTGCCTTGTAATCataatatgaaaagaaaactaaccataaatgatgatgacgatgataatataaatcataataataataattatggtGAAGAATACCAACCAGCAAGTGATAGATCAAAAGCCAGATGGAAAGTTATATcctttaatattaaatgcGTTTATCAATTATCTGCTGTTGTCCTAAGTATAGATAAACCATTTGATAAAAAGAATGAAGAACaaattgaaaatattaaaaccaAATATAATACTATGGTAACTTGCTtaaaaggagaaaaaaatattccagTTATAAATCCTAATCAAATgggaataaaaaatgaaacttTTATTTCGattgtaaaaaatttaaaatttcatgaaaatattataaataaaaataaactattaaataataaaaacttgAACAAATATTACCAAATGTATAGTAAATATGTAGCTCTACaatgtgaaaaaaatatattagaaagtaatatagaaaaatgtAGATTTATAGTTCTCAAAAAAGAACTGAAAAATATGCTAGTACTTTTAGAAAGCTTAAATTATATTGAAGTATCATATAATTTAGAAAAtcttaaaaatgaaaaagatataaaaactATTGAAAATTCAATAAcagaacatataaaaaatgaacgaattatgaatattaaaaatgaaacatacaaaaataatcatgaagaaaaaaattatgttgtTACTATGAAAGGACAAATAGCAAGTGCAATTTTAAGTGTAGATGAACTAGTAATAtcagaattatttttttcaaatttttttagtaaatataattatgattatatatgtgcattCTTATCATGTTTTGTATATGATGAATCCACAAGTAAAGAAATCACAATTAATGATCCAATATTAGTAGAAGGATATCAGCAAATTATTAAAACAGCAAATCATGTAGCAACGAAAATGAATGAATGTGGAATGAACATAAATCTAAAGGATTATATCGACAAATTTAAATCAGCAATTATGCCCATAGCTTTATTATGGGCACGTGGACACTCATTTGTTGAAATATTGTCAGATTCGCAAATATATGAAGGGTCTATAATAAGAACCCTAAG acgATTAGATGAACTTATAAGGCAAATGATTTGTGCATTTAGAggtattaataatgatagcATGTGTGAAACATTAACATTAGCCACTAATAAATTAAGACGTGGTATACCTTTTTCCCCATctctatatttataa
- a CDS encoding MYND-type zinc finger protein, putative, with amino-acid sequence MVDDILKCIHNEFKYVLISCDINNEIKELTFKGSEEKFQNTLGSYFRRIIFDEKGKDELKESIKEKLKTNDKNDEDKEKVNTISPDIINNAIESSQTYQIIPLTIPNEKNDFLGINCYIDDIGRIKKLPYNSRASRICSTEIYGDAFLSKTYDNEDFKRCDFTISEYDEFLKNPPKSENRWDQAQAMQNLLKQMKGQNDAGVNDEAPTEKVNACEHCYKEQNLKRCGRCKKVYYCSVECQKSDYVFHKRICS; translated from the exons atggtagatgatatattaaaatgtattCATAATGAATTTAAATATGTTCTTATAAGTTgcgatataaataatgagatAAAAGAATTAACCTTTAAAGGTAGTGAAGAGAAATTTCAGAATACATTAGGTTCCTATTTTAGGAGAATAATATTTGATGAAAAAGGAAAGGATGAATTAAAAGAAAGTAtcaaagaaaaattaaaaacaaatgataaaaatgatgaagataaaGAAAAGGTAAATACCATATCTCcagatattataaataatgcaATTGAATCATCTCAAACTTATCAAATAATACCTTTAACCATAcctaatgaaaaaaatgattttcTGGGAATTAATTGTTATATTGATGATATaggaagaataaaaaaattacctTATAATAGTAGAGCATCAAGAATTTGTAGTACAGAAATTTATGGTGACGCATTCTTATCAAAGACATATGATAATGAAGATTTCAAAAGATGTGATTTTACAATAAGTGAATATGATGAATTCTTAAAGAATCCCCCCAAAAGCGAAAACAG atGGGATCAAGCACAAGCCATGCAAAACTTACTAAAACAAATGAAAGGACAAAATGATGCAGGAGTAAATGACGAAGCACCCACTGAAAAAGTTAACGCATGTGAACATTGTTATaag GAACAAAACCTAAAAAGATGTGGAAGATGCAAAAAGGTCTACTACTGCTCAGTTGAATGTCAAAAGAGTGATTACGTATTTCATAAGAGAATATGctcataa
- a CDS encoding liver merozoite formation protein, putative — MMIKNFYKFFILYSLFMTCLTKKMLFINFFNEINVNYNKKKDINKICMNRLTNTNKGYTTNKEYISNNAQKNICTINYGQTYSNILNDEEKEKILQQYIYTLSHLSIIDIDREKDISLNISLLLKACLASHNYIKNVEIYTSQIKNQDICSFIYENRTDFEDFVNTHILKYIEFFNKDKIEDTLQSYIKDKILYDNELNIFNIIKNNNIELRKDILQDISFECIRLNKIIQYSLAVNKLDLFSYHIIFKIFMYFKTDQFYYHLFLNNIQKIKYYYSIKNITDQHKEIIYKIVDKYLYIIHYMNNMYQNRDIKNV, encoded by the coding sequence atgatgataaaaaatttttataaatttttcattttatactCCTTATTCATGACATGTCTCactaaaaaaatgttatttattaatttttttaacgAAATTAATGTAAACTATAACAAAAAGAAggacataaataaaatatgcatGAATAGACTAACTAATACAAACAAGGGATATACTAcgaataaagaatatatatcaaataatgCACAAAAAAACATATGTACAATAAATTATGGACAAACATATtcgaatatattaaatgatgaagagaaagaaaaaatattacaacaatatatatatacattatccCATTTATCTATTATAGATATAGATAGagaaaaagatatatcattaaatatatctttattattaaaagcaTGTTTGGCTtctcataattatattaaaaatgtagaaatatatacaagtcaaataaaaaatcaagATATATGCtcatttatttatgaaaACAGAACAGATTTCGAGGATTTTGTAAATACTCATATTTTGAAATACAtcgaattttttaataaagacAAAATAGAAGATACACTTCaatcatatattaaagacaagattttatatgataatgaattaaatatattcaatataataaaaaataataatatagaattaagaaaagatatattaCAAGATATATCATTTGAATGTATAAGacttaataaaattattcaatATTCTCTTGCAGTTAATAAATTagatttattttcttatcatatcatttttaaaatatttatgtatttcaAAACAGAccaattttattatcatctattcttaaataatattcaaaaaatcaaatattactattctataaaaaatataacagaTCAAcataaagaaattatatataaaattgttgACAAGTATTTGTACATTATTCactatatgaataatatgtatcAAAATAGAGACAtcaaaaatgtataa
- a CDS encoding elongation factor G, producing MIKLFSSKRYNNNNKILLFCLVILILYKYTYSLHNRWNKNNNVYLSNGKVKREKRNGRGKLYILNRYVRNDIIKPHKNIIKNIFRLKLVNGSTKNVELENYRNIGIIAHIDAGKTTTTERILYYTNVIKKIGEVHEGLSTMDYLDIEREKGITINAAVTTCYWNGSEKNLEDYRINIIDTPGHVDFTAEVEKSLRVLDGGVVVFDSSEGVESQSETVWKQANQYNISRIIFLNKLDKVGANFEGCIEEIKRKLNKKILILYVPVFEMSKFISTIDILKEKMIVYKNAHDFIFEDIPKEHYNLFLKYKNLLFEQIAENFNSFLDNYLNDKAMNIQEIEYYIRKLVVEEKYNVVMCGSALKNKNVQMLLDMVVKYLPSPIDSIKNYKKQIIYIHDVNRRGEKIVPANSESNLKKEKVMLKKNINKGEEHNVENKIPAHEINKDSMNIKKGTTESDTSSSTCVADSNNISGPNNISSERSQNNMKDDQINYQDSISDELNESNIKNYKRKMVGLIYKIMNDQHLGNINYVRIYEGQINRGEFIYNNRTKKSEKISKIFFIHSSEKYELENAKAGDIVGLVGLKDTQIGDTLSNVFLRAELKRIKDIPPIISYYIYNKNKNEYEKLINALIKIKKEDHSFFYHINQDTKDLLISGVGELHLQIIINKIEKDFNIPIIYGKPQISYKETFVESVKARGKYIKQSGGRGQYGDVHIEIEPMYNYNEQEDEEGEQTDQEQNGVDEKEKKEQKYIEQDIDNNSMNINTSEVNNNIIIKNEITCGAIPSVYFDAIYTGIREQCNMGILFNSPVINIVVRIVDGSFHPVDSNEHAFKLAAGLAIKEAAKKTSIRLLEPIMNLNVTVPTEYLGDVISDLVKKRGKIQHIDESDEFTKEITARAPMASVLSYVSDLRKITKGRGNYTMTLHKYSLVPEYIQEQILQKKE from the exons ATGATAAAGCTATTTTCAtcaaaaagatataataataataataaaatattattattttgcttagtaatattgatattatataaatatacatattcatTACACAATAGGTggaataagaataataatgtgtATTTATCTAATGGAAAAGTAAAAAGAGAGAAAAGAAATGGTCGaggtaaattatatattttaaatagaTATGTAAgaaatgatattataaaaccacataagaatataattaaaaatatatttcgttTAAAATTAGTTAATGGTTCAACAAAAAATGTGGAATTAGAAAATTATCGAAATATTGGAATTATAGCACATATAGATGCAGGGAAAACTACAACTACTGAGaggatattatattatacaaatgttataaaaaagattGGAGAAGTACATGAAGGATTATCGACAATGGATTATTTAGATATAGAAAGAGAAAAAGGAATAACAATAAATGCAGCTGTCACTACATGTTATTGGAATGGTAGTGAAAAGAATTTAGAAGATTAtcgtataaatataattgacACTCCAGGACATGTTGATTTTACTGCTGAGGTTGAAAAAAGTTTAAGAGTTTTAGATGGTGGGGTTGTTGTTTTTGATAGTAGTGAAGGTGTGGAATCACAATCGGAAACTGTATGGAAACAAGCTaatcaatataatattagtagaataatatttttaaacaaaTTAGATAAAGTGGGAGCAAATTTTGAAGGTTGtattgaagaaataaaaaggaaattaaATAAGaagatattaattttatatgttccTGTTTTTGAAATGAGCAAATTCATTAGTActattgatatattaaaagagaaaatgattgtatataaaaatgctcatgattttatttttgaagaTATACCTAAAGAACactataatttatttttaaaatataaaaatttattatttgaacaGATTGCTGAAAATTTTAACTCTTTCCttgataattatttaaatgacAAAGCTATGAATATACAAGAAattgaatattatattagaAAATTAGTTGTtgaggaaaaatataatgttgtTATGTGTGGTTCagctttaaaaaataaaaatgtacaaaTGTTATTAGATATGGTTGTAAAATATTTACCATCACCTATTGAttcaattaaaaattataaaaagcaaattatatatatacatgatgTAAATAGAAGAGGTGAAAAAATTGTCCCAGCCAATTCTGAATCTAAcctaaaaaaggaaaaagttatgttaaaaaaaaatattaacaaaGGGGAAGAACACAAtgtggaaaataaaatacctGCACATGAAATAAACAAAGATtctatgaatataaaaaaaggtaCTACAGAAAGTGACACGTCTAGTTCGACATGTGTTGCagattcaaataatatatctggACCTAACAATATATCATCGGAGAGGTCccaaaataatatgaaggaTGACCAAATAAATTACCAGGATTCTATTTCAGACGAATTGAACGAGtcgaatataaaaaattataaaagaaaaatggttggattaatttataaaattatgaacGACCAACATTTaggaaatattaattatgtaCGTATATATGAAGGACAAATAAATAGAGgtgaatttatatataataatagaacTAAGAAAAGTGAAaaaatttcaaaaatattttttattcattcaagtgaaaaatatgaactaGAAAATGCTAAGGCAGGTGATATTGTAGGATTAGTAGGTTTGAAAGATACTCAAATCGGTGATACGTTGAGTAATGTATTTTTAAGAGCAGAATTGAAACGTATAAAAGATATTCCTCCTATTAtaagttattatatatataataaaaataagaatgaaTATGAAAAGTTAATTAATgcattaattaaaattaaaaaagaagatcattcctttttttatcatataaatcaAGATACGAAGGATTTGCTTATTAGTGGAGTTGGAGAATTGCATttacaaattataattaacaaAATTGAAAAAGATTTTAATATACCAATAATTTATGGGAAACCACAGATATCTTATAAAGAGACATTTGTAGAAAGTGTAAAAGCAAGAGGAAAGTATATTAAACAATCAGGAGGTAGAGGACAGTATGGTGATGTACATATTGAAATTGAACCaatgtataattataacgAGCAAGAAGATGAAGAAGGAGAACAAACTGATCAAGAACAAAATGGTGttgatgaaaaagaaaagaaagaacaaaaatatattgaacaagatatagataataatagtatgaatataaatacgTCAgaagtaaataataatataattataaaaaatgaaattacaTGTGGAGCTATTCCATCTGTATATTTCGATGCTATATATACTGGTATAAGGGAGCAGTGTAACATGGGaattctttttaattctCCAGTAATAAATATTGTGGTTAGAATAGTTGATGGTTCATTTCATCCAGTTGATAGTAATGAGCATGCATTTAAGCTAGCTGCTGGGTTGGCAATAAAGGAGGCAGCAAAAAAGACGTCCATAAGGTTGTTGGAGCCAATAATGAAc CTAAACGTTACTGTGCCTACCGAATATTTGGGAGATGTAATTAGCGATTTGGTTAAGAAGCGAGGAAAGATACAACACATAGATGAAA GTGATGAATTCACAAAAGAAATAACCGCTAGGGCACCTATGGCTTCAGTTTTATCGTATGTTAGTGATTTGAGGAAAATAACCAAAGGAAGAg gTAATTATACTATGACGCTTCACAAATATTCTTTAGTTCCAGAATATATACAAGAACAAATATTACAAAAGAAAGAATAA
- a CDS encoding geranylgeranyl transferase type-2 subunit beta, putative translates to MSEDIEFVQEKHIQYLESYTTIKNAEELIFNETLKMCGVFYFLCSCKILSHTIEKKEEFINFILKCQNVDGGFGNNINYDSHIVSTHHAILSLLLLNYSFDKINEYMDKANNHHDINNTNDNNKVDLNNTNNNNKLDFNNTNDNNYNVYSKSIRENTCKYILTLFNEDGSFKGDMWGEVDTRFVYSAVSCLTILNKINLVCVDKISSYLLTNYAICENGFSWVSGNEPHAASVFCCIATLFLIQKLYLINENKLAHWLSLRQTTNGGFNGRAEKLTDTCYSWWIFSTLIVLKKYNWINKNALKNYILLCQDIEKGGISDNPDCLPDICHTFFGLAALSLIDNLNESEKKYTLQQMHPVYAIPVHTVKMRNLPYHDIDII, encoded by the coding sequence atgagtGAGGATATCGAATTTGTGCAAGAGAAACATATCCAATATTTGGAATCTTATACAACAATAAAAAATGCAGAAGAACTAATATTTAATGAAACTCTAAAAATGTGTGGagttttttatttcctttgtTCATGTAAAATTTTATCACATACAATAGAGAAAAAAGAAGAGttcataaattttattttaaaatgtcAAAATGTTGATGGTGGTTTtggaaataatataaattatgattCGCATATTGTTTCTACACACCATgctatattatcattacttTTATTGAATTATTCTTTTGACAAgattaatgaatatatggATAAAGCAAATAATCACCAtgacataaataatacaaatgataataataaagttgatttaaataatacaaataataataataaacttgattttaataatacaaatgataataattataatgtatattctAAAAGTATACGAGAAAATACATGCAAGTATATACTAACCTTGTTTAATGAAGATGGTTCCTTTAAAGGAGATATGTGGGGAGAAGTTGATACAAGATTTGTTTATAGTGCAGTTAGTTGTCTAACCATATTaaacaaaattaatttaGTTTGTGTAGATAAAATctcatcatatttattaacgAATTATGCTATATGTGAAAATGGCTTTTCATGGGTAAGTGGAAATGAGCCACATGCAGCTAGTGTTTTTTGTTGTATTGcgacattatttttaatacaaaaattatatttaattaatgaaaataaattagCTCATTGGTTAAGTCTTAGACAAACTACTAATGGAGGTTTTAATGGAAGAGCTGAAAAATTAACAGACACTTGCTACTCTTGGTGGATTTTCTCTACACttattgttttaaaaaaatataattggattaataaaaatgctttaaaaaattatattcttctttGTCAAGATATTGAAAAAGGTGGTATAAGTGATAACCCTGATTGCCTTCCAGACATTTGCCATACCTTTTTTGGATTAGCCGCTTTAAGTTTGATAGATAATCTCAACGAGTccgaaaaaaaatatacccTGCAACAAATGCACCCGGTATATGCAATTCCTGTTCATACGGTTAAGATGAGGAATTTGCCTTATCACGACATAGACATAAtttaa